In Salvia splendens isolate huo1 unplaced genomic scaffold, SspV2 ctg1147, whole genome shotgun sequence, the genomic stretch TCACTGGACCAATCACTTTCTATTGGTAAGTTTTCTATTTTAACCACTgctttatagtgaagtaaatacagaataagagtgatgtataatcatactaagagtgaagTCCTTGTAATGCAATTTATTATTGATCTGTTTTTGCAGGCATGCTATGTAGATAGGGTTGTCTACAGAACAAGACTCGTGGTTAGAAGATTCCCAACTGTCCGGAACTGGACAGAATCCATTCTTAAGGAGAGAGGACAGATGGAATTCGATAATGGAGGCACCATTGGAAGAGGAAGCATAGAATGTATCATCGATCCTGTCTCCATTGAATCTTTATATGCCAACAAGTATTCAATAACTGTCAACACCTCTGTCCCTTCAACTGATGAAGCTCCTTTACCTGATGAAGCCCCCCTGCTACTGATGAAGCCCCCCCTTCAAGTGATCAAGTTCCTTCATCTGATGAAATTAAAAGATCAATTAGGGAGGCTGCAGATGCTGTTACTAAAATGATGAGGTATATAAAGGATGCTCCGGCAAATACCAATGAAACCAACTGCTTCAAAATTGCAGCTATAAATGCACTGAAGATGGTTGGTGTGGAGGTTGATGAAGGGGATCAAGCTGTGTCTAAGCCAATGGAAAACATGACACAAGCtatggaagaggatcaagaagatgatccagAATGGATTCAGCTCATGGAAAAATGATGGAAGCCCATgatgaaaaatgcaaattagtgaatgaagGCACATCAATTTTGCCTGATGTTAATTTGGGAAAGAAATCAGTAAGTTGGCGATTTGGAACAGAAACCATGGATATTTTAAACAATTTGATTCTGGTCTGTTGTATATTATCACATTTGATTCAGAGTGAACTTAAAACAATTTGTATTATGTTTTGtactaatgcataatatttatttactttttgagtttttattcttatgttatatcacatttcactatttgcagGAAACAAATGAATGTTATGAAGATGTAGCTAAAGCAACATCACAAAACACACAGCTGAAGGTATAAAAAATTGCTTCGCGTGTTTCATGGTTTCTGTGTTGCATGTGTctagtgaagtgttttctgaacaagagtgaagtagtttgtgaacaagagtgaagtgttttctgaacaagagtgaactgaattcagaataatagtgatgtgtttttgtgaacaagagtgaagtatgttctgaataagagtgaagtgttttgtgaacaatagtgaagtgttttgtgaataagagtgaagtgtgttgtgaacaagaatgaactgaaatcagaataatagtgatgtgtttttgtgaacaagagtgaagtatgttctgaataagagtgaagtgttttgtgaacaatagtgaagtgttttgtgaataagagtgaagtgtgttgtgaacaagaatgaactgaaatcagaataatagtgatgtgtttttgtgaacaagagtgaactgaaatcagaatgatagtgatgtgttttcatttcttattatgaTAATAGGACGACATTGTGGATGCCCAAATTGCATCTGCAATAGAAGCATGCATGGAGATATATGCTGATGATGATTGTGTTCAATCAGAGTTGAATGTCTCTGGCAAAAATCCTTCTACCGAATTAGTAGTTTACAATCCGGACGTGGTAAGTGTTAAACAATGATATATCTCATATATTCACCAACATTTTTAACAAACATCAAGTGAAATATATGTCTTATACAGTGAAGTTTTCATATCATTCTTGCCCTGACAGGAAACTACTAGGATTGAAGAACAAATGGAGATACGGTCAAAAGCTGAGAAGAAAATATCAGCTTCATTGAAATCTCCATTCCATGAAAGGGTGGTTCAGGCCAAAACCAGGTTCAACTTGAAGGAATCAAAAgtctttttgtggattatgaCGACATATGAATCACAtgagtaagatttatattatagttcagatttaaaagaaaaatatacaaagaatgtgctaacacacacacatatttgaACAGGGACATGATAGTGTATGATGATAATGTCACAATGGTAACAAAAAGGGAATTATGTTCACTATTGCCACATACGCTAATAGAGGTGGGTGTGATCAACGCATGGGCTTCTTATTTGAATAATATGGAAGAATACAGGGCTCTATCTTCATCAAGGCGCCTGTTTTTCACAACATACCCAACTGtaagaaaatataaattttatatgatATTTAAACTTCATAAGTATATATGCActatattctgatttcacttcactcttgttcataaaacacttcactcttgttcagcaCACACTTCACTCCtgttcacagaacacatcactcttatttaccAAACACTTCAGTCACATTCTGATTTGACTTGTCTCATCTTTCAGCTGTATACAGTTGTTCACCGGTCTGATAGGGTCGACATCATGACTCTAATTGATAGATTCTGTGACAATTTACAAAATGAGGTTGAACAAATTCCACATTTCAAATGGAGTGATGTAGATTTGGTAAATACTGAACACAGTTGATTCTTTGTTATGTTCACTAATTgtttttattctgaaattattattattattatctatgtaGGTCTTCTTTCCAATATGTGCTGCAGAACATTACTATGTCATATGCTTCAGATTCAGTACTAGAAGTATAGTACTGATTGACAATTCGAAGAATGCTGACGATGAGGACATAACAATCAAATACGGTAGCATACCTGCAAATGTGGTAAGTATACACgatatatagtgaagtatagtACTCTTTATACTAAACCACTTCtgatattcataatgatatattGCAGAGATtgtatttttgtcattatttgacaaaaatggGGTATCACAACCAAAGCAATTCAATACACGATGTGAGCATAGTAAGGCTCAAAATGCCTTGGAGAACAACATCAAATGCAGAAGATTGTGGTGTTTTTTTGATGCGGCATTTGGAATGTTATCATGGCGAGCGTGCACAAGATTGGAAGTGTGGATTAACTGCAAGAAGCAAGGGAATACTCCAAAGGCTTAGAGCAAAGTATTGCAGCGCACTATTATTGTCTGAAAAGAACCAAGAGGCAGTGAAAAACTTGCCACTAGTATCGAAACATTTTGAAGAATATGGGAAAACAAATGAAATAGATGTGgaaaaaaatgattgtaaaATTCAAGCGATCATGAACGATTGTAGAAAacttcatttaaattcaatagcaAGTACTTTTTGtacattaatatcttgtttactatttaattcactgttgtgttgtatctatttgtattatgtttacatggttgtatttatagttgttttgcaaataacagtgaagtgaaatcagaataatagtgaagtagtttgtgaacaagagtgaagtgatttgtgaacaagagtgatacgttttctgaacaagaatgatgtgtttcgtaaacaagagtgaagtgttttgtgaacatgagtgaagtgttttgtgaacaatagtgaTGTGtattatgaacaagagtgaagtgtatTCTGAACACTTACTGCTGAGTTGTGTCTATTTGTATTATGATTACATGGTTGTATTTATAGTTGTTTTGCAAATaacagtgaagtgaaatcataataATAGTGAAGtagtttgtgaacaagagtgaattgatttgtgaacaagagtgatacGTTTGCTGAACAAGAATGATGTCTTtcgtaaacaatagtgaagtgttttctgaacatgagtgaagtgttttgtaaacaatagtgatgtatgttatgaacaagagtgaagtgtatTCTGAACACTTACTGCCACTGaacttaacacaaaaaacaaGTTTGCATTGAGATAAAATTCACTGAAAAGTGTAACAAAATGAATCATTAGTGCTCTAAAAATGCTACAAAGTGAACTATTACTATTCAAATCCTCATTGCCTCTGGTTTGCCTTCTCGTGAACCTTTTTGCAGTTCCTAGAATCATGGTGTCCAATCTCATAACAGATTCCACACTTTCGGCCTGGTTTATTTGCTAACTTCAGTGCTGCCTCCTTCTTCGATTTATGCCTACTTCCACTTCCCTTTGTACTAACAACATCAGGAGGATGAACTTCAATATTGGTCGGAACATGTGAGCCATAGAAGTTCTCAATCATTGCTCTCTTCTGTGTGGAAGACAAAACAACACCTTCTCCAAGAAGCTGCTTCTTACCTTCTTCAATAATTGCAGCGAATGTATTGATCTTATCAATGTCCCCTTCAATGCTTTGTGCTGTTTCAATGAATAATGCATACAAGTTTTTATATGCAATCTTCTTCTTGTCCACAACAAGGTgtatttcttgatcatcacaaaaACCTCCATGTATTGGCTTCACAAACTGAGACTTCAACCATCTTCCTCCACACAACTTCTCGGGTATCAGCttaacaaaattatatttcaacacacaaaatatatggcTGCACAATAAACCAAGCCTTTCAAATTTTTTGCATCCACACAAATATGTGTCATCACCAATGGAGTAAGACACTGTCCATGAGTTTGAATCCTTGTCCTTTATGTCATATACTTCAATATCTCTACTGGTAGACACTCCTAGAGTTGTACAAGACAAAGAGAAACATGCATATACTATCTCATCTTGAATTTCATTAAAAGCACTACAACTATATATCGTCGATGCATGTTTCTCGATTTCCAATCCTGTTCGCAAAATAGGCACTTTTGTTGAATCATAGTATTCAAGCTTTGCACTATTACTTCTTTCAGTCTCCAGAGCATGATTAAAGTTCATATAAAATTGCATAAGGTTAGCCCGAGACTTTGAGTACCTTTTGAAGAAGCTATTCTGCGACTCGGATATAGAAGTTGTCTTTATCAACGAACTCATCGGAAAATCACGGAAGAAGGCTGGAACCCAAAATCTTCTCGATGCAAACATTGATGAAAACCAGACATTATTGGCCAGCCCATATCTTTCCATTATAGCATGCCAAGTTTCCTCAAATGCATCAGGTTCTATCAACTCTGACCATACACATGCATTCAGCTCCTTCTTTAATTGTTCACTACCAAGCATGTTCTTTGGCAATTTGTCAGCAACTTTATTCATAACGTGCCACATACACCACCGGTGTCTTGTATTGACAAGGATCTCCTCAACAGCAACTTTCATTCCTAAGTCTTGGTCCGTTACAATGAGTTTGGGAGCCACACCCATACACTTTACAAATTGGTTAAATAACCATGAAAAGGAGTTGGCATTTTCCTTGGATAAAAGGCCAGCAGCAAATGTCACAGGGCGACCATGATTATCCTTGCCCGTAAAAGGAGCAAATATCATACAGTACctgaaatgaaaaacaattcaatataagcatgcagaaaaagtacatcactcttgttcagaaacaacttcactcttgttcacaaagtacatcactcttgttcagagaacacttcactcttgttcacaaaacacatcactctgaTTCTGATTTTACTGTAATGAACAATAAACTTCACTGAACAATTAACTCTACATTAATGAATGTATACCTGTAATGAAAAACAATTCACTCTAAGCATGCagaaaaatacatcactcttgttaagaaaccacttcactcttgttcacaaaatacatcactcttgttcagcaaatacttcactattgttcacaaaacacatcactgttattctaattttactgtAATGAAcaaatttaacaaaaacaaTTTAACAAAATAGTAATTAGTGTGCACATACCTATTGGTTGAGTATGTCGTATCAAACGACACAATATCACCATATAAATGGTAGTTTCTTCTGGCA encodes the following:
- the LOC121788797 gene encoding protein FAR1-RELATED SEQUENCE 5-like, with the protein product MDSIIRSHEVYFDSDSSSSGEESENSTVVYVPKCPDELKPKIGQCFMTLDRALDFYNNYARYVGFDTRKKGSKKEKDVTTWIYVVCSREGTQQRKSEQSELKRKRSSIKCYCNAKVSWKYIMGVGYVIQSFVEEHNHEMVEGRHKRFMNLNRNLDLVHQKFILDCANANIGPTLSLSLLKGVLGGLDYVGCTLLEVRNYRRDLRAYVEGVDAQMLLNEMRRKKELCSAFTYEFEVNSKDRLTRLFWCDPTARRNYHLYGDIVSFDTTYSTNRYCMIFAPFTGKDNHGRPVTFAAGLLSKENANSFSWLFNQFVKCMGVAPKLIVTDQDLGMKVAVEEILVNTRHRWCMWHVMNKVADKLPKNMLGSEQLKKELNACVWSELIEPDAFEETWHAIMERYGLANNVWFSSMFASRRFWVPAFFRDFPMSSLIKTTSISESQNSFFKRYSKSRANLMQFYMNFNHALETERSNSAKLEYYDSTKVPILRTGLEIEKHASTIYSCSAFNEIQDEIVYACFSLSCTTLGVSTSRDIEVYDIKDKDSNSWTVSYSIGDDTYLCGCKKFERLGLLCSHIFCVLKYNFVKLIPEKLCGGRWLKSQFVKPIHGGFCDDQEIHLVVDKKKIAYKNLYALFIETAQSIEGDIDKINTFAAIIEEGKKQLLGEGVVLSSTQKRAMIENFYGSHVPTNIEVHPPDVVSTKGSGSRHKSKKEAALKLANKPGRKCGICYEIGHHDSRNCKKVHEKANQRQ